A DNA window from Daucus carota subsp. sativus chromosome 3, DH1 v3.0, whole genome shotgun sequence contains the following coding sequences:
- the LOC108214328 gene encoding cytochrome b6-f complex iron-sulfur subunit, chloroplastic: protein MSSFTISPATSQICSGKNGVFAPLSQSAVVKSTKSVGKDRPVGMKVRCMASSIPADRVPDMDKRNTMNLLLLGALSLPGTAMLVPYATFFAPPGSGGGGGGTNAKDALGNDVVAAEWLKTHGPGDRTLTQGLKGDPTYLVVESDKTLATYGINAVCTHLGCVVPWNKAENKFMCPCHGSQYNNQGKVVRGPAPLSLALAHADIDDGKVVFIPWVETDFRTGENPWWS, encoded by the exons ATGTCTAGCTTTACCATCTCCCCAGCCACTTCTCAG ATATGTTCAGGCAAGAATGGAGTGTTTGCTCCATTATCTCAATCAGCAGTAGTCAAGTCAACAAAGAGTGTTGGCAAAGACAGGCCTGTTGGGATGAAAGTGAGGTGCATGGCTTCGAGTATTCCGGCTGATCGTGTGCCTGATATGGATAAAAGAAACACCATGAATCTGCTTCTTCTTGGTGCTCTTTCTCTTCCTGGCACTGCCATGCTTGTTCCTTATGCTACCTTCTTCGCTCCCCCCGG ATCAGGAGGTGGTGGCGGTGGTACCAATGCAAAGGACGCTCTTGGAAATGATGTAGTAGCAGCAGAGTGGCTAAAGACCCACGGACCTGGTGACAGAACGCTCACTCAGGGATTAAAG GGAGATCCCACATACCTTGTTGTGGAAAGCGACAAAACCCTAGCAACCTATGGAATCAATGCAGTGTGCACACATCTTGGTTGTGTTGTACCTTGGAACAAAGCTGAGAACAAGTTCATGTGCCCATGCCACGGATCTCAGTACAACAACCAAGGCAAGGTTGTGAGAGGCCCTGCTCCTCTG TCCTTGGCTCTGGCACATGCAGATATCGATGACGGGAAAGTTGTGTTTATTCCATGGGTTGAAACAGATTTTAGAACAGGCGAAAACCCATGGTGGTCTTAG